Below is a window of Calditerrivibrio sp. DNA.
CCACAAACTCAGCCAAACCCTTCGTAGACAATACCCTCGTTATCGCCGCTGTCAGGGTAGTCTTACCATGGTCAACGTGACCAATCGTTCCAACGTTAACGTGAGG
It encodes the following:
- a CDS encoding GTP-binding protein, translated to MGKQKFERKKPHVNVGTIGHVDHGKTTLTAAITRVLSTKGLAEFV